Below is a genomic region from candidate division WOR-3 bacterium.
CTCTCTCTTTAAAAGGGTTTCGACTAATTTATCATCTTCTTCGCCTTTTATCATCTTTACCAATTCTTTCAAAACCCCTACTTTCTTTTTATTTTTTAAATCCAGGTTTATCCGGTCGGGTCTTAATAAAGGATAAAATAACATATTACCTCCTTCACATTTTTTCTAAGGGTTTAATCCCCAAAATTTCTAATGTCTTTTTTATTATTTTCCGACAACAAAATGCCAAAAAAACCCTTGCCTTCATCAATTCTAAATCTTCCAAAATCACTCTTTCTTTCTCGTAAAAATAATGAAATTTCTCTGCCAATTCTAAAAGATAATAAACCAATAAATGGGGAGCAAACTCTTTCACTGCTTGAATAATAATATCCTTAAATTTAAGTATTGTCAACATTAAAGAACGTTCTTCTTTGGTTATTAAATAATCCAAATTGACATCTTCTAAAAGGTTATTAAAGTTGTAGCCCTTCTCTTTGCCGTGTCTCTCAATGCTACAAATTCGGGCATGAGCATATTGGACATAGAAATAGGGATTCTCTTTTGTCGCTTTTTTAATCAGTTCAATATCAAAAGTTAAATGTTGGGAAGGTTTTCTCAATAAAAGAAAAAATTTTAATGGATCACTCCCCACTTCGGCTAATACCTCTTCTAAGGTGATAAATTCACCACCTCTTTTTGACATTTTCACTTTTTCACCTTCTCTTTCTAAGGAAACCTGTTGAGCGATAATTACGATGAAATTATTAGTATTAAAGCCTAAACTTTTTATTCCAGCAACCATTCTTGGAATATAACCGTGGTGATCGGGTCCCCAAATATTAATAATTATCTCAAACCCTCTCTTTATCTTATCGTAGTGATAGGCTAAATCATTAAGAAAATAGGTTGCTCTTTTATCTTTGGTAATTAGCACCCGATCTTCACTATCGCCAAAAAGAGAGCTTTTAAAAAATAAAGCATCCTCTTTTTCATAAACCAGATCTTTTGCTTTTAGGATTTCTAAAACCTTTTCCCGATAACGAATTATTGAAGATTCATAAACAAAAGAATCAAAAAAAACACCAAATTTGTTTAAAACCTGTTTTTGCCAAGAAATTATTTCTGCCAAAAGAAAAGAGCGCCATTTCTCTTCTGGTAGATTATTATCTAAAATTTTTTTAGCAATTTCGATTAAATATTCACCTGGATAACCTCCTTCAGGAAATTCACTTTTTATTCCTTTAAGTTCCTTTATTCGATAAATTAAACTCTTTTCTAATAAATCTATTTGGGTACCACAATCATTAATATAATATTCGGTAGAAACATCATAATTCACAAATCTTAAAAGGTTTGCTAAGGCATTACCATAAGCACCGGCTCGTGCCTGAACTACCGAAAGAGGTCCTGTGGGATTAGCCGAAATAAACTCAAGATTCACTTTTCTTTTTTTACCGATATCAAAATGGAGATAATCTTCTAATAATATTTTTCTTAATTCTCTTCTTAAAAAACTGAAAGAAAAGGTAAAATTAAGAAAACCATTACCGCCAATCTCCACCTTCTCATAATCGCTATCGGTTTTTATTTTTTCCAAAATCTCTTTACCAATCTCTTGTGGATTTTTCTTTAATTTTTTACTAAGTAAAAAGAGAATGTTAGAAGCATAATCACCAAATTTCTCTTCTTTAATAAATTCAATTTCATGGCCTGGAGGAATTTCAATTTCGGCTTTCTTTAAACTTTCGACAATCTTCTCACTCAACATATCTCTTTTGGGGAGCATCGCCCCACAATCTTTCTAATCCATAAAATTCTCTAACTTCTTTGAGAAAGATGTGAACCACCACATCAATATAATCAATCAAAATCCATTGGGCGGGATTATAACCTTCAATATGGTGAGGCAAAAGACCTAAGTCATGTTTAATCCGCAACTCAATTTCATCACAAAGGGCTTGGGCATGAGGAATAGAATTGGCGGTAGCGATTAAAAAATAATCAGCAATAGGCGAAAGTCTCCTCAAATCCAAAAGTAAAATGTCGGTTGCCTTCTTATCAATCAAAATCTTTATAATATAATCAATTAGTTCCATTTTTTATTATCTCAAAATAATCCCTTCCCAAAATTATTGAGACAGAAAGATTTAAAGTAGAATCCAAAAAAAGTTCAATACTGGGATAAAATTTACTACCACCCAAAATTAATCTGTCTATCCGCCAAAACTGATTTTTTTTGGGCTTTT
It encodes:
- the argS gene encoding arginine--tRNA ligase; the protein is MLPKRDMLSEKIVESLKKAEIEIPPGHEIEFIKEEKFGDYASNILFLLSKKLKKNPQEIGKEILEKIKTDSDYEKVEIGGNGFLNFTFSFSFLRRELRKILLEDYLHFDIGKKRKVNLEFISANPTGPLSVVQARAGAYGNALANLLRFVNYDVSTEYYINDCGTQIDLLEKSLIYRIKELKGIKSEFPEGGYPGEYLIEIAKKILDNNLPEEKWRSFLLAEIISWQKQVLNKFGVFFDSFVYESSIIRYREKVLEILKAKDLVYEKEDALFFKSSLFGDSEDRVLITKDKRATYFLNDLAYHYDKIKRGFEIIINIWGPDHHGYIPRMVAGIKSLGFNTNNFIVIIAQQVSLEREGEKVKMSKRGGEFITLEEVLAEVGSDPLKFFLLLRKPSQHLTFDIELIKKATKENPYFYVQYAHARICSIERHGKEKGYNFNNLLEDVNLDYLITKEERSLMLTILKFKDIIIQAVKEFAPHLLVYYLLELAEKFHYFYEKERVILEDLELMKARVFLAFCCRKIIKKTLEILGIKPLEKM
- the rsfS gene encoding ribosome silencing factor, whose protein sequence is MELIDYIIKILIDKKATDILLLDLRRLSPIADYFLIATANSIPHAQALCDEIELRIKHDLGLLPHHIEGYNPAQWILIDYIDVVVHIFLKEVREFYGLERLWGDAPQKRYVE